A window from Chloroflexota bacterium encodes these proteins:
- a CDS encoding nuclear transport factor 2 family protein produces the protein MPAREPEQVDYLLAEAFNAQDLDACVALYDPEASVVRLDVFGGTVARGDQGIREVMADYVGLAPHMDVAIHHVTRAGDYALVRSQWRITGTGRDGEPIELHHHAMEVMRRQPNGEWRFYIDHPYGADTSWAIPAERIPSSAAPAR, from the coding sequence ATGCCCGCACGAGAGCCGGAGCAGGTCGATTACTTGCTGGCTGAAGCGTTCAACGCGCAGGACCTGGACGCTTGCGTGGCGCTCTACGACCCTGAAGCAAGCGTGGTTCGGCTCGACGTCTTCGGGGGTACCGTCGCCCGGGGCGACCAGGGCATCCGCGAGGTGATGGCGGACTACGTCGGCCTCGCACCGCACATGGACGTGGCGATCCACCACGTCACGCGGGCCGGCGACTACGCGCTGGTGCGATCCCAGTGGCGGATCACTGGCACCGGGCGTGACGGGGAGCCGATCGAGCTGCACCACCACGCGATGGAGGTGATGCGCCGGCAGCCGAACGGCGAGTGGCGCTTCTACATCGACCACCCCTACGGAGCCGATACGTCGTGGGCGATCCCCGCCGAGCGCATCCCGTCGAGCGCCGCGCCAGCGCGCTGA
- a CDS encoding BBE domain-containing protein → MPSFHPGIHVWAMPCSPGDRHPGSRTTKQEDLERRAAIKATYDPRNLFRVSHNIPPVS, encoded by the coding sequence ATGCCATCGTTCCACCCCGGCATCCACGTTTGGGCGATGCCCTGCTCGCCGGGCGACCGGCATCCTGGAAGCAGGACGACAAAGCAGGAAGACCTCGAGCGGCGGGCCGCCATCAAGGCGACCTATGACCCCCGCAACCTGTTTCGCGTCAGCCACAACATCCCGCCGGTGTCGTGA